DNA from Endomicrobiales bacterium:
TTTTAGATTATCCGTCAGTGCATTCGCCATTGGCAAAACCAAAAGCCAGTGACCCTGTTGTCGCTGAGCGTTTTGAGCTATACATAAACGGGCAAGAAATTGCCAATGCTTACTCAGAGCTTAACAACCCGATAATCCAAAGAGAGCGCTTTCTTGAGCAGGTTAGTAATAAAGCAAAAGGTGATGAGGAAGCCCAACCGTATGATGATGATTACATTATTGCCCTTGAGCATGGGTTGCCTCCAACAGGCGGGCTTGGCATAGGTATTGATAGATTGGTGATGTTCCTAACAAACACTGAGAGTATCAGAGAAGTTATCCTATTTCCGCTTCTAAGGCCATAAAATGCCAGTTGAACTATTTATAGCGATTCGTTACTTAAAAGCAAAAAGAAAGGGTTTTTACGCCATTATAACCACATTCATAGCGGTTGGGGGTGTTGCCCTTGGTGTTGCCGCGCTAATTATTACTCTTTCGGTTATGAGCGGCTTTCACGCTGATATAAAAGAAAAAATTCTTGGCTTACAACCACATATAATGATAACTTCATTTGACCAAAGTCCGCTTTATAATCCGCAAGATACAATGAATAAAATAAAAAGTTTTAAAGGTGTGCAAGGTGTTGCTCCATTTATTTTTGGGCAGGCTATTTTAAGAAGCAGGTTTGCAACTTCCGGCGCTGTTATAAAAGGTATTAATTGGGATAGTGAAAATACAATAGCAAAACTTTCAAAAAAAATTATTAAACCCGCAAGTGGAATTAGTATAATAGAAGATAATGGCGCTATACTTGGCAGCGAGCTTTCAAAAAACCTGGGTGTTTCTATTGGTGATAGTGTTGTTGCTATGGCCCCCGGAGAGCTTGGCTTTATGCCTCGCGTGGAAAAATTAAAAGTTTGCGCAATTATGCATTCAGGTATGTATGAATATGATTCAAATCTTTTTTATACCAATATCGCATCTGCCGGCCGCTTGTTTGGTGTTGGCGAAAATGCAGTTTCCGGTATTAGTGTGACATTATCAAACATAGGAAATAGTGCGGTTTTTTCAAAACTTTTAAGGGGTTCTTTGGGGCCTGCTTTTGCAGTGCGCTCATGGCAGGATTTAAACAGAAATTTATTCTCAGCATTAGAGTTAGAAAAAATAATGATGTTTATAATTCTTACCCTTATTGTATTGGTTGCGGCATTTAACACGGTTTCAAATTTACTGCTCTTAACTATGGAAAAATCAAAAGAAATAGGTATGCTGTGCGCTTTGGGTTTCAAAAGGGGAGCAATTGGCAGAATATTTTTTATTGAAGGTGTTATAATTGGTTCGCTTGGCACAGGTATTGGTTTAACAGTTGGAATTGGATTAAGTTTGTTGTTAAAAAAATATCAGTTTATACATTTGCCGGCTGAGGTTTATTATATAGATAAGCTTCCTGTTAAAATTGTTCCCGGCGATATAGCTCTTGTGGCTATTTGTGCATTTATTATTTCGGCTTTTGCAGCGCTTTACCCGGCTATAAAGGCATCTAAGTTAGACCCTATAGAGGCAATTAGATATTAATATGAACATTGTTCTTGAAAATATATCAAAAGAATATAATACTGGTTTTAGCCAAAATGTAATTGCATTAAAAAATGTTAGTTTAGTGCTGAATTCTGGTGATGCTGTATCGGTAATAGGGCCATCAGGCGCGGGTAAAAGCACTCTATTGCATATAATTGGCCTTATGGATACTCCATCAAGTGGCAATGTTGTTTTTGATGGTGTAAATGCAAGTGCAATGAGTAGTGCGCAAAAAGCATCTATACGAAAGAGCAAATTAGGTTTTCTTTTTCAATTTCACCATCTGCTTCCTGAGTTTACTGTACTTGAAAACATACTTTTGCCATCTTGGGAAACCAGAGCAGAAAAATTATCAACAGCGATAAATCTTTTAAAAGTTTTAGGAATAGAAAATAGAAGCCAGCATTTACCATCGCAGCTTTCAGGCGGGGAAGCCCAACGGGCGGCACTTGCAAGGGCACTAATAAACTCGCCAGATATAATATTGGCTGATGAGCCAACCGGTAATCTTGACAGAGAAACAGGTGTTTTAGTTGAAAATTTATTGTTTTCGCTATGTGAAGAAAAAAAAATATCGTTGGTACTTGTAACACACAATGAGGAAATAGCGCAGCGCACAAAACATACATTTCAAATGCGCGATGGAAAAATTGAAAATGTTAGGCAAAATATAAATTGATTAAGTTAAGGAGTTAATAAATGAAGATTTATCTTGATGGTAAGTTGCTTGAAAAAGAAGACGCAAAGGTTTCAGTATTTGATCATGGTTTGCTTTATGGTGATGGAGTATTTGAAGGTATTCGCGCTTATAATGGCAGGGTTTTCCGTCTGCGTGAGCATTTAGACCGCCTTTATAGCTCAGCGCATGTTATTAATTTGGTTATTGAAATGACTAAGGTCGGAATGGAAAATGCCATTCTTGATACATTGCGCGCCAATAAGTTAAAAGACGCTTATATTAGAGTGGTTGTTACAAGAGGTGTTGGCGATTTAGGGTTAGACCCTCGCAAATGTTCTCGTCCTACAATATTTATTATTGCCGATAAAATTAGACTTTATCCCGAAGAGTTTTATACAAATGGTCTAGATATTGTAACTGTTTCTACCAGAAGAAACATTCCTGATTCGCTTAACCCGTGCATAAAATCCTTAAATTATTTAAACAACATAATGGCCAAAATGCAGGCAAACCTTGCTGGTGTGGAAGAAGCAATTATGCTCGATTCCAACGGTTATGTGGCAGAGTGTACAGGTGATAATATTTTCATTGTAAAAAACAATGTTTTGTTTACTCCGCCGTCTTGGGTAGGGGCTCTTGAGGGGATAACGCGTGGTGCCGTTATAGAGCTTGCTCGTAACAAATTAAAACTTACTGTTCGTGAAGATGTATTTACAACTTACCATGTTTACACTGCAGATGAATGTTTTCTTACAGGTACAGGGGCAGAGATAATACCTGTTGTTAAGGTAGATGCTCGCGTAATCAATAATGGTAAACCAGGAAAACTTACACTTAAACTTATAAAAGAATTTAGGGAACTTACTAGCCTTACAGGTGTTCCAATTTATGAAAGATAGTGTGTTTAAACCCTATTGCAAAATATGGGTTGAAATGTGACAAATGCGAAAAAAAACTCTATTTTTACTTTTATTATTGCCATTAGTTTTGGCAATTATATTGTTTTTAGCCATTCGGCTAAAGTTTATTGAAGTACCTGTAACTTATGCTTTAGAGAATTATCTTGGCAATAGTGTAAAAATATCAAGTGTTGAATATAAACCACTTAATCGCCTTTCAATAAATGATTTGCAAGTTGGTAATTTTTTCAGTTGCAAAAAAGTTTATCTATTTTTAAACCCAATTAAGCTTATCTTTTCAAAAGATAAGCTCTCCGCAATTGCCTTTATTCACCTAAGCTCTCCACAGTTAAACTACACTCCTGAGTTTGATGCGTTGGTTAAAAAACTCAGCTCTTCAAAAGTGCAAAATAATAATATGGCAGATATTTCGCTTTCTTTTGAAGATGGTTCGGTGCTTTATCGCGGTACACAAATAAAAAATCTTAAAGGTAAATTGTATTTAAAACAACAAGAGATAAGCGCAAAGCTTTCTTTAGATATTAAAGGTTTCTCTATTAATGCCAACTTTTTAAAAGCGGCTCAAAATACATTTGATTTAGATATTCAGGCGAAAAGTGATAATGCTTCTGTGCTTTTGGCCTCTCATGGTGAGGTTACGAAAGATGGGCTAAATGCCCGGCTAAATTTACCGCTCATAAAAATATCTGATTTTGAGTTAAAAGACTCATCTGGAATGTTTGTGTTTTCAAATTCCAATGGATTAAGTTTTAACCTTATTTCTGCAAGTTCAATGAGTATGAACCTTTCAGGTGAGAACATTAAAAACTTAAACTTAATTTTTTTTCTCAACTTAGCTGGTCTAAATACTCAATCGTCCGGCAAAGTAGATTTTGCAGGATGGATAAAAGATGGTGTATTTACTTTTGATGGCAGTACAAAAGATGTTCGTATCAATAAAGCTCATATATCAGACTTGGTTTGCCGTATAGAAAGTGGCAAAAATGGCAATATAGCGCAATGTAATATTAGTGTTCCTGACAAAAAACTAACTTTTATATCTGAATTATCTACATCGGCATATTTTTCAGCCCGACTAATCAACAATGGCAAACTTTCCGCAGATGTAATTTCTACTACTGGGGTGGTAAATTTTAATATTTACGATATCAATTTATCTGCTTTACCGTTATATTTTGATGGCTACGAAAATCCATGTGGCGTTTTGGTTGCAAGTGGCAGTTATAGCGCGGGAAATGGCTTCGTTTACGGGTTGCTTAATAGTGCTTCGGTTAATGCATCAGAGCCGCTTTCGTTTAATTTTAGCTCAATAAAAAACGCAAACACAATTTTATTCTCATTGCTTAGCGCAAATAATGAACTTGCATTCAATTATTCACATAATGCAAATGGGGATATTTATAATGGTAAGTTTAAAAAAATTAGCATTAAAAAGTTATTGCCTATCTTCGTTAAAAGCTTAAGTAATTTAAGCGGCTATTTAAGTGGCAGTTTCGAATGTGAGCAAGATAAGGCAAAAGCTCAGTTATATGTTGGAGGTTTAAACACAGCTTCCAGTGGTTTTGATAGTGCCAAAATACTTGCGGAAATTAACCATAAAGAACTTGATGTTAAAGAACTTGCGCTTAGTTTAAATAATAAAAAAGTATTAGAAATGAATTTCGCGGCAAATTTAAAGAAAAAAAAGGAAAACTTTAACCTTGTTTCAAAAATAAGTGGTTTTAAAATAAACAACTTTGTTTTAAACACAAAACTTGCCACAAAAGGTAATTTAGATATTGATGCAAAAACTTTCAGAGGGAGTGTTTTGGCTAAAGATTTGTTATTAAATGGTTTTAAGAAAACTGAATTTAAGTCGGAAATTGTACTTTCAACTGCCGCGCTTAAGCTAAATGATTTTTTATTCAAGGGTTATGCTAGAGGGTCATTTAAGTATGATTTAATAGAAAATAAAGTAGAGGCAAATACACAATTTACTTTCTTACCGCTTAATTTGCTGCAAAAAGATTTGCAGGGCGCTTTAAGTGGCACCGCTTCAGTTTTTGGGTCTGTTAAAAATCCGATAGTTTCTGCTAAATTTCAAACGGTTTCTGCGCGGTATAAAAACCTTTCTTATGCAAGCTCTGGTTTGGCAAACTACCAAAACGGTGTTTTGTTTTTGAAAGATGCGAAATTAACTGCTAAAGATACCCAATTAAATTTTTCAGGGAGTTTTAGCAAAGATATTAACTTAGATGCTTGGTTTAATTTATCTTCAATTAGTGCTCTTAGGTCTATTGGTCTATATATTCCAAGTGATTGCAATGGGAAATTTAATGGTGAATTGAAAGTAGAAGGTTCCACAAGCTCATATATGTTATCGGGCAATCTATACGGCAAAGATGTTGCTTTTGGAAAAATAAAGCTTAATGAGTTAAACTCTGAATTTAAGTTTAACAAAGGCGTTCTTTATATAGATGCTTTATTGGCAAAAATTGCCGACAGTGAGTTTTCATTGTTGGAAGGGTCAAAATACAATATAAATACAGGTAAAATCAATATAGTTTCAAAGCTAAATAATTTGCACTTAGGACCAATAGATTTGTTTGGCAATATGGTGGTTGATGGTGCTTTGGTTGTAAAAAGCTCAAAACCTGTTGAATTTGTTGGCAGTGTCAGCACGAAAGATTTATGGTTAAACCAGTGTAAGCTTGAAAACTCAAAATTTGCCTTTAATTTGCAAAATAACAAAGTGCGTTTTAGTGAGGTTGCAAACTCACCTTTGAACATTGACGGGTCAATAGATTTTTCTATACCTGAAAGTTATGCCTTCAAAGCACTCTCAATATCTTGGAATAAGCAAAAATATGCTTCGCTTAACGGAATATTTTCTCTAAAGAATAGGTCTGAAATTGCGTTGAGTATGCGTTCTGTTGATGCAGAAGCTATCTCGGAATTGTTTAACTCTCCATTGCGTTTTAGTGGTTTGCTGGATACAAATATATTATTTAATGGGACATTAGAAAAACCAACGCTTGAGGGCAGTATAAATCTTTTTAATGGTGTGGTTGCCGCGATCCCTGCAGATAACTTCAATATTCAATTTGGTGTAAAAAATTCTATTTTAACAATCAGCAGTGTGAGGTTAATAAAGAAAGACGATTACATTGTTTCAGGTGGAGGCAGCGGCCCATTTTCCTTTACAAAAAGCGGTTACGAAAAGTTAAAGAATGAACCACTAAATTTTTCGTTAGGTATAGAAAATGGACGGCTTTCAATTTTAAAAGGGCTTAGCTATAAAATAAAAGAAGCCGATGGTAATTTAGATTTTAATGTCTCTCTTAGTGGTACAATCAATAATCCTGTGCTTAGTGGTATTTTATCTATTAGCGACGGTAAAGTTGCATTAAGTGAGTATGTTAAAGAGTTTAAAGATGTAAATGTTGAGTGCACGCTTTCAAATAATGAAGTATTAGTTAAAAATTTCTCTGCAAAAGCAGGTGAAGCCAAGTTGCGCATAGATGGAAAAATGTTGTTAAAAGATTTATTGCCAAATAGTTTTAATTTTGTTGTTTATACTGAGGGTAAAAAGGGTTTGCCTGTCTCTATTCCACAACTTCCTATACCTACACCATTAATAAAAAAAGATGGATGGAATGTTTTATCATCTCTTTCTAAAGGGGAACCAAGATTTAAAGTTTCTTTTTCAGGAACACTCGAGGCGCAGGAACTTAGCGGCTGGGTTGAGCTTGAAAATACAAACTTCACATATCCTTCCATATTAAAAAACACAGGTGGGCGAAGTGATGATTTGGATTTAATTAAAAATTTAACATGGAATTTAGATTTAAAAGCAGGAAAAAACACATGGTACGAAAATGAATTTGTAACTGTAAATGCAAAAGGCGCTTTGCATTTAAGTGGAAAGGACGCAAAACCTGTTACAAATGGTACTCTTGAGGCAATAAGGGGTGAAATTGTTTATTTGGGCAATGAGTTTAAAATAAGGCGCGCTCGTTTGGTAGTTGTAAATGACAAAGTATTTTTAGAGGGTGATGCTGATACAGAAATAACTTTGCCTTCAACAGGAGAAAGCTCCGTAGTTCAACTGTTTATTGATTATAATAATATTGATAGTATTAAACCTCGTTTTGTTTCAGTAAGTGACCCAACACTCACTTCTGAAAAGGCCCTTGCGCTTGCTACAGGCGTTGACCCGGATAAATTCACAATAGAAGATAGGGACTTCTTTATGCGCCAACAGCTCTTACGCATTTTTGATTCAACTCTTGCAACGCCGCTTGCAAAAAAACTTTTGCGCAAAACTGGTCTTGTAGATAGTTTTTCTGCTAAATATGACCCAACCAAAAAACAGACTCAAATACAAACACCTGGTAACCCGAGTATTCCAGAGTTGCTTTCAGGCACAAAATACTCTTTGGAAAAGTATCTCTCAGACAAGGTTCTTTTAGGATATTCTGTCACTTTTGACCAGGCGCAGAGTAAATTAGACCTCCGCCACGAACTTGATTTTTCATACCAATGGGTTAATAATATTTTTATAAAAGGTGTATACGAGCTCGGTAATAATAATCAACTTTCTCCAAAAGATAAAAGAATAACAGTTGAACAGCAGTGGCGTTTTGGCTGGCCAAAGAAAAAAAGTAATTAAACGAAACTTAAGTTCTGTTTTTTTTGTCAAAGCAACAAGGTAAACAATCCCTGTTTGCCTTGTTGTTAAATAATTGCCTTAATAGGCAATAAAAAGGTACAATTACTCATTATGAAAATTATGAAACTGGTCATTACAGCGGTGTTTGTGGTATTAGTTAGCTCAACCTTTGTTATTGCAAAAGATGATTTGAATCAACTTAAAATTACTTCTGTTGACATAACAGGTACAATTAACACAAAAGCTAAAAGTTTGAAAGGTGAACTGAAATCCAAGGTTGGCAGGGTTTTATCACAAGACGATGCAACGCAAGATGTACAAACGCTACTTGGGTCTGGGAGTTTTGAGTCGGCTGAAGTAAGCATTGATACCGAAACTAGCAGAGTTGTTTTTACAGTTAAAGAAAAGCCTTTTTTACAAAAAATTGTTATAAAAGGTAACAAAAAAGTATCAACCGGCAAAATTAAAGAAGAGATAACCATCAAAGAAAAGGAATACTTTGACGCATCTTTTTTAGAAGAGTCAAAGAGTAAAATATTAAAGCTATATTATGAAAAAGGTTATGCCGATGTTAAACTTGAAGTTTACCAGGCAACAGATGAAAAAACAAATAAACTTACAGTAACATTTCTTCTTACAGAGGGAAACCAAATACTAATAGGTGATGTGAAGCTGGAAGGAGTAAGGGTATATAAAGAAAAAAAGTTGCTAGGACTAATGAAAACGAAGAAAAAAAAGGTTTATAACATTGACACATTATTAGAAGACACTGCACAGATAACAAGTTTTTATAGAAACAATGGATACACACAGGCATCTGTAGGCGATCCATATATAACCTACAACTCTTCTCGCACGGCAATGTTCATCTCGCTTAAAGTAAGCGAAGGTATGCGTTATAAAGTTGGAGATATAACTTTTAGTGGTAACAATATGATTTCTACCGATGAGTTGAAAAAGTCAGTGACTTTAAAAAACGGGGAGATATACAAGGAAGAAAAATTTCAAGAAAGCCGTGGCGCAATAATGGAAATATATTCTGATAAGGGTTATTTACACTCTTTAATAAAACCAAATTTTATACCAGATGAAGAGACAGGTCGTATGAATATATCTTTTGATATTGAAGAAGGGGATGTTGTTTATCTTGGTAGAATTTATGTGGATGGCCTTACTCAAACGAAAGAAATTGTAATTTCTCGCGAGATGTTGCTAAAAGAGGGTGATGTTTTATCTGCATCAAAGGTAAGGCGTAGTGTTGAAAAAATTTACAATTTAGGTTTTATTGATTCAGTTGAGCCTGAAATTCAGCCTACAGAAAAACCAGATGTTATGGATTTATCACTTAATGTTGCTGAAGGCCGGCCAGGTATGCTTTCGGCAGGTGCCGGATATTCTTCAATTGATCAATTTGTAGGTACATTTCAGGTACAACATATGAACCTTTTGGGCAGGGCACAAAAACTTAATCTTTTATGGGAGTTTGGAGCAACGAAACAAAACTATGAAATCAGCTGGACAGAACCATGGTTTTTAAATAAACCAATGAGTTTGGGTCTTAGTATATTTAATACAGATAGGTTGCTCCCTTATGGAACTCTTACCGGTGCATACAGAGAAGGCAGAAAGGGTGGAAGCGTTGGTTTAGGACCGCGCTTAAATGACTATTTGGGTCTTCTATTCACTTATACTTACGAGGATGTTTCGGTTTTTGATGTAGACTCATCTATACTTGCTTCTGTAGCGCCAACGCGCGATATAACATCAAGTTTGACATCTCAAGTTAGCTATGACACCAGAGATAATTATTTTGATGCATCCAGAGGTTCAAGAAATTCATTATCTGTTCAGCTTGCAGGTGGTCCATTGGGTGGAAGTGTTAACTTTATAAAACCTACAATTAAAAGTTCATGGTTCTTCCCTACTTTTTGGAAGTTTGTTTTATCATTTAACGGAACTGTGTCTCTTGTAGAAAACTTTAGCCCCTCATTAGATGTGCCTATATATGAGCGTTTTTACATTGGTGGTGCCGATTCGGTGCGTGGTTATCAATACAGAACTGAAATTGGTCCGACCAATGGCGGCAAGTTATTATCGGCGTTTAATGTTGAATATAAGTTCCCGATTGTACAGGAAAAAAAGAAAACAATGCTTCAGGGAGTATTTTTTGCGGATATGGGCGGCTGTTGGGACAATCCGGGAGACTTTACCTTTAATATCGGCAGTGGTAATTTTGATATGAAAACCGGCGTTGGTTTTGGAATTCGTTTTACAACACCGGTATTTCCTCTTCGTCTTGACTGGGGTTACGGCTTAAACCATAAAACCGGTGAAGAGGTAAGCCAGTTTTACTTTACAATTGGAAATATTTTTTAATGATTAACTTTAAAAAATACATTTTTATTTTCGTTATTCTGCTGTTTTGCGCAAGTATGTCTTTTGCGCTAACTATAAATGTTGATGGGCAGACTCAGGTATTGGATAATTCAAAAGATGCAGATAAAAGTGCCGCTGTTTCATTGCCTAAAATTGCTTATGTTGATATGGAGAGGGCTTTTGTGGAACATCCGCTTAGCAGTCGCTCAAAAGAAGAATTTACCGTAGAGGTTGAAAAACGCAAAGATGAGTTGCTTGCCATGGAAAACGAGCTTTTAAAGTTACAGAGTAATTTGGTAGCTAAGGAAGCCGAAATAAAAGACGCACAAGACAAAATGAACCTATTAAGCACTGAATCGCCTGTAATAGAAAGCACATCT
Protein-coding regions in this window:
- a CDS encoding ABC transporter permease codes for the protein MPVELFIAIRYLKAKRKGFYAIITTFIAVGGVALGVAALIITLSVMSGFHADIKEKILGLQPHIMITSFDQSPLYNPQDTMNKIKSFKGVQGVAPFIFGQAILRSRFATSGAVIKGINWDSENTIAKLSKKIIKPASGISIIEDNGAILGSELSKNLGVSIGDSVVAMAPGELGFMPRVEKLKVCAIMHSGMYEYDSNLFYTNIASAGRLFGVGENAVSGISVTLSNIGNSAVFSKLLRGSLGPAFAVRSWQDLNRNLFSALELEKIMMFIILTLIVLVAAFNTVSNLLLLTMEKSKEIGMLCALGFKRGAIGRIFFIEGVIIGSLGTGIGLTVGIGLSLLLKKYQFIHLPAEVYYIDKLPVKIVPGDIALVAICAFIISAFAALYPAIKASKLDPIEAIRY
- a CDS encoding ABC transporter ATP-binding protein, with protein sequence MNIVLENISKEYNTGFSQNVIALKNVSLVLNSGDAVSVIGPSGAGKSTLLHIIGLMDTPSSGNVVFDGVNASAMSSAQKASIRKSKLGFLFQFHHLLPEFTVLENILLPSWETRAEKLSTAINLLKVLGIENRSQHLPSQLSGGEAQRAALARALINSPDIILADEPTGNLDRETGVLVENLLFSLCEEKKISLVLVTHNEEIAQRTKHTFQMRDGKIENVRQNIN
- the ilvE gene encoding branched-chain-amino-acid transaminase yields the protein MKIYLDGKLLEKEDAKVSVFDHGLLYGDGVFEGIRAYNGRVFRLREHLDRLYSSAHVINLVIEMTKVGMENAILDTLRANKLKDAYIRVVVTRGVGDLGLDPRKCSRPTIFIIADKIRLYPEEFYTNGLDIVTVSTRRNIPDSLNPCIKSLNYLNNIMAKMQANLAGVEEAIMLDSNGYVAECTGDNIFIVKNNVLFTPPSWVGALEGITRGAVIELARNKLKLTVREDVFTTYHVYTADECFLTGTGAEIIPVVKVDARVINNGKPGKLTLKLIKEFRELTSLTGVPIYER
- a CDS encoding translocation/assembly module TamB domain-containing protein; the encoded protein is MRKKTLFLLLLLPLVLAIILFLAIRLKFIEVPVTYALENYLGNSVKISSVEYKPLNRLSINDLQVGNFFSCKKVYLFLNPIKLIFSKDKLSAIAFIHLSSPQLNYTPEFDALVKKLSSSKVQNNNMADISLSFEDGSVLYRGTQIKNLKGKLYLKQQEISAKLSLDIKGFSINANFLKAAQNTFDLDIQAKSDNASVLLASHGEVTKDGLNARLNLPLIKISDFELKDSSGMFVFSNSNGLSFNLISASSMSMNLSGENIKNLNLIFFLNLAGLNTQSSGKVDFAGWIKDGVFTFDGSTKDVRINKAHISDLVCRIESGKNGNIAQCNISVPDKKLTFISELSTSAYFSARLINNGKLSADVISTTGVVNFNIYDINLSALPLYFDGYENPCGVLVASGSYSAGNGFVYGLLNSASVNASEPLSFNFSSIKNANTILFSLLSANNELAFNYSHNANGDIYNGKFKKISIKKLLPIFVKSLSNLSGYLSGSFECEQDKAKAQLYVGGLNTASSGFDSAKILAEINHKELDVKELALSLNNKKVLEMNFAANLKKKKENFNLVSKISGFKINNFVLNTKLATKGNLDIDAKTFRGSVLAKDLLLNGFKKTEFKSEIVLSTAALKLNDFLFKGYARGSFKYDLIENKVEANTQFTFLPLNLLQKDLQGALSGTASVFGSVKNPIVSAKFQTVSARYKNLSYASSGLANYQNGVLFLKDAKLTAKDTQLNFSGSFSKDINLDAWFNLSSISALRSIGLYIPSDCNGKFNGELKVEGSTSSYMLSGNLYGKDVAFGKIKLNELNSEFKFNKGVLYIDALLAKIADSEFSLLEGSKYNINTGKINIVSKLNNLHLGPIDLFGNMVVDGALVVKSSKPVEFVGSVSTKDLWLNQCKLENSKFAFNLQNNKVRFSEVANSPLNIDGSIDFSIPESYAFKALSISWNKQKYASLNGIFSLKNRSEIALSMRSVDAEAISELFNSPLRFSGLLDTNILFNGTLEKPTLEGSINLFNGVVAAIPADNFNIQFGVKNSILTISSVRLIKKDDYIVSGGGSGPFSFTKSGYEKLKNEPLNFSLGIENGRLSILKGLSYKIKEADGNLDFNVSLSGTINNPVLSGILSISDGKVALSEYVKEFKDVNVECTLSNNEVLVKNFSAKAGEAKLRIDGKMLLKDLLPNSFNFVVYTEGKKGLPVSIPQLPIPTPLIKKDGWNVLSSLSKGEPRFKVSFSGTLEAQELSGWVELENTNFTYPSILKNTGGRSDDLDLIKNLTWNLDLKAGKNTWYENEFVTVNAKGALHLSGKDAKPVTNGTLEAIRGEIVYLGNEFKIRRARLVVVNDKVFLEGDADTEITLPSTGESSVVQLFIDYNNIDSIKPRFVSVSDPTLTSEKALALATGVDPDKFTIEDRDFFMRQQLLRIFDSTLATPLAKKLLRKTGLVDSFSAKYDPTKKQTQIQTPGNPSIPELLSGTKYSLEKYLSDKVLLGYSVTFDQAQSKLDLRHELDFSYQWVNNIFIKGVYELGNNNQLSPKDKRITVEQQWRFGWPKKKSN
- the bamA gene encoding outer membrane protein assembly factor BamA; amino-acid sequence: MKIMKLVITAVFVVLVSSTFVIAKDDLNQLKITSVDITGTINTKAKSLKGELKSKVGRVLSQDDATQDVQTLLGSGSFESAEVSIDTETSRVVFTVKEKPFLQKIVIKGNKKVSTGKIKEEITIKEKEYFDASFLEESKSKILKLYYEKGYADVKLEVYQATDEKTNKLTVTFLLTEGNQILIGDVKLEGVRVYKEKKLLGLMKTKKKKVYNIDTLLEDTAQITSFYRNNGYTQASVGDPYITYNSSRTAMFISLKVSEGMRYKVGDITFSGNNMISTDELKKSVTLKNGEIYKEEKFQESRGAIMEIYSDKGYLHSLIKPNFIPDEETGRMNISFDIEEGDVVYLGRIYVDGLTQTKEIVISREMLLKEGDVLSASKVRRSVEKIYNLGFIDSVEPEIQPTEKPDVMDLSLNVAEGRPGMLSAGAGYSSIDQFVGTFQVQHMNLLGRAQKLNLLWEFGATKQNYEISWTEPWFLNKPMSLGLSIFNTDRLLPYGTLTGAYREGRKGGSVGLGPRLNDYLGLLFTYTYEDVSVFDVDSSILASVAPTRDITSSLTSQVSYDTRDNYFDASRGSRNSLSVQLAGGPLGGSVNFIKPTIKSSWFFPTFWKFVLSFNGTVSLVENFSPSLDVPIYERFYIGGADSVRGYQYRTEIGPTNGGKLLSAFNVEYKFPIVQEKKKTMLQGVFFADMGGCWDNPGDFTFNIGSGNFDMKTGVGFGIRFTTPVFPLRLDWGYGLNHKTGEEVSQFYFTIGNIF
- a CDS encoding OmpH family outer membrane protein — encoded protein: MINFKKYIFIFVILLFCASMSFALTINVDGQTQVLDNSKDADKSAAVSLPKIAYVDMERAFVEHPLSSRSKEEFTVEVEKRKDELLAMENELLKLQSNLVAKEAEIKDAQDKMNLLSTESPVIESTSSLSSIRASTSTASSLSSEKMTELLKSTEEEVKIKQSEYNAISINIEKKRAEIADKNKKNKDELCTLEECKSAEVLKDIFQIINKVAQDEGISMIIDKNDILFAQPYQDITDKVLDRMRGR